One window from the genome of Sebastes umbrosus isolate fSebUmb1 chromosome 12, fSebUmb1.pri, whole genome shotgun sequence encodes:
- the LOC119498041 gene encoding probable cation-transporting ATPase 13A3 isoform X2, with protein MKTREVKIINQGLEDEMEVWGYQPCLWKMILVGVGAVCSGGLLLLLLYWLPEWGVKSTCTHTSLRDAHTLLLRTTDEFKQWFRAKVHVMSAPGKKPFDSLDLPPAAQLPNGNGDQGIGAVHEEHHGKFAHRQPAQIHWFTHHSTKYYWNDVMQDFEFYKGLEDVKVNCASIHSDHSSGIPKTLQDYRRLFFGENEIAVRVPSLFKLLIKEVLNPFYIFQLFSVVLWSAEDYYYYATAIVFMSVISIATSLYTIKKQYVMLHDMVATHSVVRVSVCRGNKDIEQAMSTDLVPGDVILIPANGMIMPCDVVLIHGTCIVNESMLTGESVPVTKTSLPSSGEDATRSYDIEEHKRHTLFCGTQVIQTRFYAGELVEAVVVRTGFSTEKGQLVRSILHPKPTDFRLYRDAYLFLLCLVGVAGIGFIYTIVLSIMNKVPAKTIIIESLDIITITVPPALPAAMTAGIVYAQRRLKRIGIFCISPQRINMCGQLNLVCFDKTGTLTEDGLDLWGVQTAEDGRFSPPEADPAKESLVNSVFVACMATCHSLTKIEGELSGDPLDLKMFNATGWILEEPTEEETALHNPIMPTVVRPPKPSVPETNQNNPLTQNMELSELPSCEIGIVRQFPFSSTLQRMSVVVRRLGEKHMNAYLKGAPEVVASLCKQHTVPQSFTETLETYTRQGFRVIALAHRQLESKLSWHKVQSLSRDVIETNMEFLGLIIMQNKIKEETAGVLRELRQANIRTVMVTGDNMLTAISVARDCGMVRAYERVIIADAAPSKDFHPASITWHYTENPTQTNKDTQINLEDGVYDEHVAQQEQSYHFAVTGKAFAVITEHFPQLVQKLVLRATVFARMAPDQKTQLVEVLQSIDYTVGMCGDGANDCGALKRAHSGISLSELEASVASPFTSTTSNISCVPNLIREGRAALITSFCVFKFMALYSIIQYLSVTLLYSILSNLGDFQFLFIDIAIILIIAFTMSLNPSWKELVWRRPPSSLISGPLLCSVLTQILTCLVFQVLAFLLVRQQSWYETWTPQSDACNGSSFSLSHNPNVTSPHDHKNIKNYENTTLFYVSSFQYLAVAIVFSKGKPFRQPSYKNWPFMLSCVGLYTFLLLIMLYPVPAIDSFLEIVCVPHDWRVTLVIIVAVNAAVSFMLEILILDIISRRLVFRCNQGANRPTEPPSADTPQKANDRWGSSFLSWLFCQRNKPPKVRYMHLALELQDNADWPPRPSSVTYATDPQSRSSVPL; from the exons ATGAAGACGAGAGAAGTGAAGATTATCAACCAGGGTCTGGAGGACGAGATG GAGGTGTGGGGTTACCAGCCCTGTCTGTGGAAGATGATCCTGGTGGGTGTAGGCGCCGTGTGCTCCGGCggtctcctgctgctgctgctctactGGCTGCCTGAGTGGGGCGTCAAgagcacctgcacacacacctcGCTGagggacgcacacacactcctgctcAGGACCACG GATGAGTTCAAGCAGTGGTTTCGAGCCAAAGTACACGTGATGTCGGCTCCGGGAAAGAAACCCTTCGACAGCTTGGACCTGCCGCCCGCGGCTCAGCTGCCGAATGGAAACGGAGACCAAGGCATCGGTGCTGTGCACGAGGAGCATCATGGGAAATTTGCCCATAGACAACCTGCTCAG ATCCACTGGTTCACCCACCACAGCACTAAATACTACTGGAACGATGTGATGCAGGACTTTGAATTTTACAA AGGCTTGGAGGATGTGAAGGTGAACTGTGCAAGCATCCACTCTGACCACAGCTCTGGAATTCCTAAAACACTGCAGGACTATAg GAGGTTGTTTTTCGGTGAGAATGAGATTGCCGTGAGAGTGCCGTCTCTATTCAAGCTCCTCATAAAGGAA GTCTTGAATCCTTTCTACATCTTCCAGCTCTTCAGTGTTGTTCTGTGGAGCGCTGAGGACTATTACTATTATGCTACCGCCAtagttttcatgtctgtgatttcAATAGCTACCTCACTGTATACCATTAAAAAG CAATATGTGATGCTGCATGACATGGTGGCGACACACAGTGTGGTCcgtgtgtcagtgtgcagaGGAAATAAAG ATATTGAACAGGCCATGTCGACAGATCTCGTGCCCGGTGATGTCATCCTTATTCCAGCAAATGGGATGATCATGCCCTGCGACGTCGTGCTCATCCATGGGACCTGCATTGTAAATGAGAGCATGTTGACAG GAGAGAGCGTGCCAGTTACCAAGACCAGTCTGCCCAGTTCAGGCGAGGACGCGACCAGGAGCTACGACATTGAGGAGCACAAGAGACACACCCTGTTCTGTGGTACCCAAGTTATCCAGACCCGCTTCTACGCTGGAGAACTGGTGGAGGCTGTTGTGGTCAGAACAG GCTTCAGTACAGAGAAAGGCCAACTGGTCCGCTCCATCCTCCACCCTAAACCCACAGACTTCAGGCTGTACCGCGATGCTTACCTCTTCTTGTTGTGTCTGGTGGGGGTGGCAGGGATCGGCTTCATCTACACCATCGTCCTCAGCATCATGAACAAG GTTCCAGCTAAAACCATCATCATTGAGTCTCTggacatcatcaccatcaccgtGCCGCCGGCCTTACCGGCAGCCATGACGGCCGGTATCGTGTACGCGCAGCGTCGCCTGAAGCGCATCGGCATCTTTTGCATCAGTCCTCAGAGGATCAACATGTGTGGTCAACTCAACCTGGTTTGCTTCGACAAG acTGGTACTCTGACTGAAGACGGTTTGGACCTGTGGGGTGTTCAGACAGCTGAAGATGGCAG GTTTTCTCCCCCAGAGGCCGATCCAGCTAAAGAAAGTCTGGTTAACAGTGTGTTCGTGGCCTGCATGGCTACCTGCCACTCACTGACCAAGATAGAGGGCGAGCTCTCCGGAGACCCTCTGGACCTCAAGATGTTCAACGCTACAGGCTGG ATCCTGGAGGAGCCCACAGAGGAAGAGACTGCACTACACAATCCCATAATGCCCACAGTTGTGCGACCTCCAAAGCCCTCCGTCCCTGAAACCAACCAGAACAATCCTCTAACTCAGAACATG gaGCTGTCTGAATTACCA TCCTGTGAGATTGGTATTGTGCGTCAGTTCCCCTTCTCCTCGACCCTCCAGAGGATGAGTGTGGTGGTCAGGAGGCTGGGCGAAAAACACATGAACGCTTACTTGAAAGGAGCACCGGAGGTTGTGGCCAGCCTCTGCAAACAGCACACAG TCCCACAGAGCTTCACAGAGACTCTGGAGACCTACACCAGGCAGGGCTTCAGGGTTATTGCCCTGGCACACCGACAGCTGGAGTCCAAACTCTCCTGGCACAAAGTCCAGAGCCTCAGCAG GGACGTGATAGAAACCAACATGGAGTTTCTAGGTTTGATCATCATgcagaacaaaataaaagaggagACAGCCGGGGTTTTACGTGAATTACGTCAAGCTAACATCCGCACTGTGATGGTCACGG GTGACAACATGTTGACGGCGATATCGGTGGCTCGAGACTGCGGGATGGTCCGTGCATACGAGAGGGTCATTATTGCAGATGCTGCGCCTTCGAAGGATTTCCACCCTGCTAGCATCACATGGCATTACACTGAAAACCCCACTCAGACAAACAAGGACACTCAG ATAAATCTGGAGGACGGCGTGTATGACGAGCACGTTGCTCAGCAGGAACAAAGCTATCACTTTGCTGTGACCGGCAAAGCCTTCGCTGTTATCACCGAGCACTTCCCTCAACTCGTCCAAAAG CTCGTGCTGAGAGCCACTGTCTTCGCCCGCATGGCTCCAGACCAGAAGACTCAGCTGGTGGAAGTCCTGCAGAGCATCGA CTACACTGTTGGGATGTGTGGAGACGGTGCGAATGACTGTGGA gcTTTGAAGAGAGCTCACAGTGGGATCTCTCTGTCTGAGCTGGAGGCTTCTGTTGCTTCACCATTCACCTCCACTACCTCCAACATCTCCTGTGTTCCCAACCTCATCAG GGAGGGCCGAGCTGCCCTCATAACATCATTCTGCGTCTTCAAGTTCATGGCTCTCTACAGCATCATCCAGTACCTCAGTGTCACCCTGCTCTACTCG ATTCTCAGCAACTTGGGAGACTTCCAGTTCCTCTTCATTGACATCGCCATCATTCTCATCATCGCCTTCACAA TGAGTCTGAACCCGTCGTGGAAGGAGCTGGTGTGGCGCCGCCCGCCGTCCAGTCTGATCTCAGGCCCGCTGCTCTGCTCAGTTCTGACCCAGATCCTCACCTGCCTGGTCTTCCAGGTCCTGGCTTTCCTCTTAGTACGACAGCAGAGCTGGTATGAGACGTGGACGCCTCAGTCAGA TGCCTGTAATGGTTCCAGCTTTAGTCTCTCTCACAACCCGAATGTAACGAGCCCTCACGACCACAAAAACATCAAGAACTACGAGAACACCACCCTCTTCTACGTCTCCTCCTTCCAGTATTTGGCGGTGGCCATCGTTTTCTCCAAGGGAAAGCCCTTCAGACAGCCGAGCTACAAGAACT GGCCGTTCATGCTGTCCTGCGTCGGTCTGTATacgttcctcctcctcatcatgcTGTATCCTGTTCCCGCCATCGACAGCTTCCTGGAG ATCGTGTGTGTTCCTCATGACTGGCGCGTTACTCTGGTCATCATTGTCGCAGTGAATGCGGCGGTGTCTTTCATGCTGGAG ATTTTGATCCTTGACATCATCTCGCGGAGGCTAGTTTTCAGATGCAATCAAGGGGCAAATCGCCCCACAGAGCCGCCCTCTGCTGACACACCTCAG AAGGCCAATGACCGCTGGGGCTCGTCCTTCCTCTCCTGGTTGTTCTGTCAGAGAAACAAGCCCCCGAAGGTGCGCTACATGCACCTGGCCCTGGAGCTGCAGGACAACGCCGACTGGCCCCCAAGACCCTCCAGCGTCACCTACGCCACCGATCCACAATCCCGCAGCTCTGTCCCCCTCTGA